From Toxorhynchites rutilus septentrionalis strain SRP chromosome 2, ASM2978413v1, whole genome shotgun sequence, a single genomic window includes:
- the LOC129770935 gene encoding uncharacterized protein LOC129770935, translating into MWVIATITSLKVNTDKNFNRKRRTEMGWLIISIIVLVPTLLDQRTSAAPVLVLVANGNEITINLPEGINSFNNNNRLVNVVSNSGNNNPSVFDWIGGNGANKAPRLTIGGANQGNNGMGAKRDTAALIDALQKNGSGSSSSSSLAGDSSYDGHGESRESAETVDRVDKVDVATTTEAFRMFERSRLNTTKATTVTSQNYE; encoded by the exons atgTGGGTGATAGCGACAATAACAAGTCTGAAGGTCAACACTGATAAAAACTTCAACCGAAAGCGGAGAACTGAAATGGGCTGGCTTATAATTTCAATTATAGTTCTCGTGCCAACTCTG CTCGACCAGCGTACAAGTGCAGCCCCAGTCCTGGTGCTGGTTGCAAACGGAAATGAAATCACAATCAATCTGCCCGAGGGTATCAACagcttcaacaacaacaaccggcTGGTGAACGTGGTGAGCAATTCCGGAAACAATAACCCGTCGGTATTTGATTGGATTGGAGGTAATGGAGCGAACAAAGCACCGCGGCTTACGATTGGCGGGGCGAACCAGGGCAACAACGGAATGGGTGCGAAACGAGACACGGCGGCACTGATTGATGCGCTACAGAAAAACGGAAGTGGTAGCTCAAGTAGCTCCAGCCTTGCTGGTGACAGCTCGTATGATGGACATGGCGAAAGTAGAGAGAGTGCGGAAACGGTGGACCGAGTGGACAAAGTTGATGTAGCCACAACAACCGAGGCTTTCAGGATGTTTGAGAGGAGTAGATTGAACACTACAAAAGCAACTACGGTAACGTCACAGAACTATGAGTGA